From Candidatus Methylomirabilota bacterium:
GAAGATCAGCATTATTCAGTTCAAGCTCCCACCCGGGTACGTCGGTGGGAAGCACTACCATACGGGCCCCGTCTTCGTCTACGTCGCAAAAGGCACGCTCGCGATCGACGAGACTGGAAAGCGCCGACAGACGTTCCCGGCCGGCCGGGTGTACGTCGAGCCGATTGGCACGACGATGGTCGGCCGCAACATAAGCAGCACAGAGCCGACGGAGATTGTGGTCTTCCAGGTGCACGGCGAAGGGGAGCCGCTGATGTACAAGGCGGACTGACAGGCCGGGCGGGAGGGCCGGGTGACAAGCCCGGCCCTCCGCGTCAGTCCAGGGCCGGAGCGGTCGCGGGGCGCCAGACGCGGCGCGAGCCCGTGTCGATCCTGAGGGCCACGACGGCCGCGGCCATCAGGAAGATGCAGGCCAGGACGAACGCCGCGCCGTAGCCGCCGGTGGTCTCGAACAGGTAGCCGGCGAGGGAGGAGCCCAGAGCGGAGCCCGTCTGGTGGACCAGGAAGATCACGCCGAGCACCGGGCTGACCGAGAAGCGCCCCCAGATGTCGGCCGTGAGGGCCGACGTCATCGAGCCGGTCCCTGCCATCGTGATGCCGCCGAGGACGGCCACCGTCAGGATCGCCACCGGGTTGTCGCGGATGAGGAACAACCCGGCGAAGATGGCCACGCGCCCCGCGTAGATCGAGGCGAGCACCGGGCGCCGGCCGAACCGGTCGGAGAGCGCGCCCAGCACGATCGTGCACGCCATGCTCGAGCCGCCGAGCACGCCGAACGTCCACGAGGCGAACATCGGCGTGTAGCCGTGATCGGTGAGCATCGGCACCCCGTGCGCGGAGAGCAGGCTCATCGAGAAGCCGCAGGTGAAGAACGAGCCGGCGAGCTGCCAGAAGGCGAGCGTCTGCATGGCGGTGACGGCGGACACGCGCTCCGGCGCCTGCGCCGTCGTCGGTCCGGGCGTGGCCCCGTCCGGGGCCAGGCGCATCGATTCCGGCGACTCCCGGATCACCCAGAGCGACAGCGGCAGCATGCCGGCCAGGACGCCGGCGGCGACGAGCATGTAGGCGCTCCGCCAGCCGTAGGCCAGGATGAGCCAGGTCACCAGCGGCACCAGCAGGCTCATCCCGGTCATCGACGCGCTGCCCAGGATCGAGAGCGCGGTGCCCCGGCGCCGGCTGAACCACCGCGCGACCACGCCCGAGGCCATCACCGGCCCGGTGACCGCCAGGCCGAGGGGCAGCAGCACGCCGTACACGGCGGCGAACTCCCAGAAGTTCCGGACGAGTGCCGTCAGCACCAGGGACAGGACGAGGAGCAGCGTGCCCACCGCCGCGGTCGCCCGCACGCCGAACCGATCGAGGGCCCAGCCGACGAGCAGCCCGAACACGCCGTAGAGGAAGAGGCTCACCGCGATCACCAGCGAGAAGCTCGCGCGGTCGAGCCCGAGGTCGGCCACGATCGGCTTGAGGAAGGGCCCCACGGCGTGGCGGATCCCCGTGGAGGTGAGCGTCATGAACGAGAACGCGAAGACCACCCACCAGCCGTAGAACACCCGTGGGGTCGCCATGCCGCTTCAGACTATAGCAGTCTCGCGGGCACCGTTTCGGTTGTCTTGGCGCCGGGAGGCGTGGCGGCTGACGCGGCGCACCGTGACGACAGCGAACGCCGGGACTAGCCTAGCCGCGCGCGAGCCAGGCGGCAGGAGGTCGTGAACGATGAAAGTCACGCTGATCGTGCCGGCGTTTCAGGGACGGGGCGTGGTGAAGCTACAAGGCCTTGATGCGCGGCCTGATCGAGAGCGGCCTCGAGCTCAGATGGGTCACCCAGGCGACCACCGCGCTGGCCCAGAAGCCCGAGCTCCTCGCCCTGGCCCAGAAGAGCGGCTGCGTCGGCGTGCTCATCGGCTTCGAATCGCTGAGCCAGGAGTCGCTGCGCGAGGCGGACAAGAGCTACAAGGCGGCGGTCGGCGCGACGGCCGCCTGCTCTACGAGCCCTGGAAGGATCCGGCCCACTGGGCCCGGTTCAACCTCTTCCAGGTCGTCATCCGGCCCGGCGGGATGTCCCCGGAGCGTCTGGGCGAGGGGCTCGAATGGGCGTATCGGAACTTCTACTCGCTCCCCTCGCTGGTCCGGCGCTTCTCGCATCACGTCCGGCGGCAGAGCATCCGCGACAGCATGGTGACCTGGACGCTGAACTGGGGCTTCAGACACCTGAAGCAGCCCGCGGCCTGTTGATGGCGGCCCGGGACAGGATCGTGCTTCGAGGGCGGCTGGCCCGTGGAGGTGGAGGTATGCTGGGCCGTTCCGGGCTCGTGCGGTCGCTCTTCATCGGCCCCACGCTGCTGCTGACCATCCTGACGGGTGCTGACGCGCAGCCGCCGCCAAAGCCCACAGCCATCGGGTATCTCGAAGCGCCCTGCCCGCGGCCCGGCTCGTACGAGCTGGTGTTTCCAGCCGAGGGCATCCGTGACGCGCTCCAACGGATGGGCCACCTTCACGGCCGCGACATCACCTACGAACGCGGCTGCGCGTCGAATCGAGCCCAGCTGATGACGGTGGCTCAGGATCTCGCGCAACGCAGGCCAGGGGTCATCGTGGCGATCGGCGCCGAAGCGCTCCAGGCGGCCATGGACGTGACGGCCACCATTCCCATCGTGATGCTCGCGCCGTACGATCCGCGCCCTGGCGCGGGCGTCGGGCCTCAGCGCCGATCGGCGAACGTGACGGGCGTCTCGCTGAGCGAGCTCGAGCCGACCAGGCGTCGGTTGGAGATCCTCACGCAGATCGCACCGACGCTGGCGCGGGTCACCGTCCTCTGGAATCCCGATGATGCCGGCGCGAGCGGGGAGGCGAAGGCCTTGCTCACAACGGCCCGGCCGCCCGGGCCGACGCTCGAGCCGAACAAGGTCCGTGACCCCGAGGAGCTCGAAACGGCGCTGATAACGATCGCCCTGTCCCAGGGCCAGGCGCTCCTCGTGACGCTCGACGCCCTGACCTATGCAAAGCGGTATCGGATCACGGAGTTCGCTACGATGGGTCGGCTGCCCGCCGTTTACCCGACGGCGGACTTCGTCCGGACTGGAGGTCTCGTGGCGTATGGTCCGCGGTTCGGCGATCTGGCCGGGCAGGTCGCGGGCTATGTCGACAGGATCCTCAAGGGGGCGAAGCCTGCTGACCTTCAGGTGGAGCCTCCAACCAGGTTCGAGCTGGTGATCAACCTCAAGGCGGCAGGCGCCCTCGGCCTGACCATTCCCCCGTCGCTGTTGCGACAAGCGGATGAGGTCATCGAGTAATGGACCGCCGAGGAGGTTGAGTCCGAATGAGCCCGTTGCCCGCCGAACGCTGCGTCGCCTGCCGCCCGGACTCGCCCCGCGTGACGGAGGCGGAGATGGCCAGGCTCCGGCGGGAGATCCCCGAGTGGAATCTGGTGGAGCGTGAGGGGATCTCCCGCCTCGAGCGGATGTTCCGCTTCCCGAACTTTCTCGAGGCGTTGGCCTTCACCAACCGGGTCGGGGCGCTGGCCGAGGACGAGGGCCATCATCCCGCCCTCCTCACCGAGTGGGGGCGCGTCACCGTCACCTGGTGGACGCACGCGATCGGCGGCCTGCACCGCAACGACTTCATCATGGCGGCGAAGACGGACGCGCTCTTTGGGGGATCGCGATAGGACGCCGAAAGCGAGGATGAGATGGCCGCATACTTCGTGGTCGACATCGACGTGACTGATGCCACCGGATTCGACGAGTACCGGCGGGTCGTCGGGCCCGTGTTGGACAAGTACGGGGGACGGTTCCTGGCTCGGGGCGGCACCCCGGACGTCCTGGAGGGCCAGTGGAAGCCGAAGCGCCTGACGCTGATCGAGTTTCCCACCGTGGCCCGGGCCCGGGAATTCTACACGTCCCCGGACTATCAGAAGATCATCGGCCTGCGAACGAGGGCCGCGAAGACGAATCTGGTGCTGGTGGAAGGGGCGTAGGAGCTTCACGATGCAGATGCCGAGCGCCGATCTTCTGGACGTCGCCCGCGGTCTGGTCGAGAGCGGCAAGCAGGTGGCCGTGCTCTGGCAGGAAGAGGAGTCGCTCGCGTTCGTGGCGAAGGGCCGCGACTATCGCCGCGCTTTCCCTCCGATGCCGTAGCATGATCAGCGCGCGGCGGAACGCTCACCTAACCTTTCGGTGTTCGTTGACAGGGCTGGACGCGATCCCTATGATCACAGGGGTCCGAGGGGTCCGTCCCCGTGGAGGTGCAGTGCTCACGATTGAGGCTCCCCGGGCGCCCTTCCGTAGTCATACCCATCGATGGCATGGCGGCGACCCTCCCTGCCTGCGAGCTGCCGCCTGATGCGTTGTTCTCGCTGCGCGACCGAGAACCGCGACGGCGCCTCCTTCTGCCGGGAGTGCGGGACCCACCTGGATCCTCGGTGTCCGGGGTGCGGCAGCCTCATCGCGCGGGAGAGCAAGTTCTGCGATGCGTGCGGCACCGCCCTGGGCGGCGCCCTCGCCAGCGTCCACCTGGGGCCTCCCGAGAGCTACACGCCGAAGCATCTCGCCGAGAAGATCCTGACACTGCAGAGCGCGCTGGAGGGCGAGCGCAAACAGGTCACCGTGCTCTTCGCCGATGTCACGGGCTTCACCGCGCTCTCCGAGCAGATGGATCCCGAAGACGTCCACGCCATGATGGCGCGGGTCCTACGGCTGATGCTGGGCGAGGTCCACCGGTACGAGGGCACCGTGAACCAGTTCCTGGGCGACGGGATCATGGCCCTGTTCGGGGCGCCGATCGCCCACGAGGACCACGCGCAGCGGGCCCTGCACGCCGCGCTCGGCATCCGGAAAGCGCTCGAGCAGGACCGATCGCGGCTCCATCCGAGGGTCACGCTGCAGGTCCGGCAAGGCCTGAACACGGGCCTCGTCGTGGTCGGCAGCATCGGCAGCGATCTCCGCATGGACTACACGGCGGTGGGCGACACGACGAACGTCGCCGCGCGGCTCCAGCAGGCGGCCACGCCGGGGCAGGTGCTCGTGTCCGAGGCCACGCATCAGCTCATTGCGGACTACTTCGAGACCGGCGCCCTGGGCGAGGTCCCGGTCAAGGGCAAGACAGCGCCGATCCGTGTGTGGGAGGTCATCGCCCCGCGGACGGCCCGGACACGGCTCGAGGTGGAGGCCGCGCACGGCTTCACGCCGTTCGTCGGGCGGGAGCGCGAGCTGGGCACCCTTCTCGAGAGCTTCGAGAGCGCCGCCGCCGGCCGGGGTCGGATCGGGTTCGTCATCGGCGATCCGGGGATCGGCAAGTCGCGCCTCTTGCTGGAGTTCCAACGGCGCCTGGGCGATCGGGCCACCTGGCTCGAAGGCCGCGCGCTGCCCTTCGGGGACGCGATGGTCTTTCACCCGCTGATCCAGGCGCTGAAACGAGCCTTCCGCATCGACGAGCACGACGCGGAGGCCGTGGTGGCACAGAAGATCGAGGACAGCGTGGGCCGCCTCGGGGAGGACCTGCGTCCCGGTCTGCCCTATCTGAAATCCCTTCTGTCCGTGGATCCTGGCGACCCCGCCGTGCTGAAGATGGAGCCGCGGCGGCACCGGAGCGAGATCTTCGAGGCCCTGCGCCAGCTCACCCTGCGCGCCGCCG
This genomic window contains:
- a CDS encoding cupin domain-containing protein, translating into MRPGAGLILTCALGIAVGATSAGLINAQPKEAYTPKAESKKLVETALHGVQGKKISIIQFKLPPGYVGGKHYHTGPVFVYVAKGTLAIDETGKRRQTFPAGRVYVEPIGTTMVGRNISSTEPTEIVVFQVHGEGEPLMYKAD
- a CDS encoding ABC transporter substrate-binding protein, with translation MLGRSGLVRSLFIGPTLLLTILTGADAQPPPKPTAIGYLEAPCPRPGSYELVFPAEGIRDALQRMGHLHGRDITYERGCASNRAQLMTVAQDLAQRRPGVIVAIGAEALQAAMDVTATIPIVMLAPYDPRPGAGVGPQRRSANVTGVSLSELEPTRRRLEILTQIAPTLARVTVLWNPDDAGASGEAKALLTTARPPGPTLEPNKVRDPEELETALITIALSQGQALLVTLDALTYAKRYRITEFATMGRLPAVYPTADFVRTGGLVAYGPRFGDLAGQVAGYVDRILKGAKPADLQVEPPTRFELVINLKAAGALGLTIPPSLLRQADEVIE
- a CDS encoding MFS transporter, which produces MATPRVFYGWWVVFAFSFMTLTSTGIRHAVGPFLKPIVADLGLDRASFSLVIAVSLFLYGVFGLLVGWALDRFGVRATAAVGTLLLVLSLVLTALVRNFWEFAAVYGVLLPLGLAVTGPVMASGVVARWFSRRRGTALSILGSASMTGMSLLVPLVTWLILAYGWRSAYMLVAAGVLAGMLPLSLWVIRESPESMRLAPDGATPGPTTAQAPERVSAVTAMQTLAFWQLAGSFFTCGFSMSLLSAHGVPMLTDHGYTPMFASWTFGVLGGSSMACTIVLGALSDRFGRRPVLASIYAGRVAIFAGLFLIRDNPVAILTVAVLGGITMAGTGSMTSALTADIWGRFSVSPVLGVIFLVHQTGSALGSSLAGYLFETTGGYGAAFVLACIFLMAAAVVALRIDTGSRRVWRPATAPALD
- a CDS encoding 4a-hydroxytetrahydrobiopterin dehydratase — protein: MSPLPAERCVACRPDSPRVTEAEMARLRREIPEWNLVEREGISRLERMFRFPNFLEALAFTNRVGALAEDEGHHPALLTEWGRVTVTWWTHAIGGLHRNDFIMAAKTDALFGGSR
- a CDS encoding DUF1330 domain-containing protein yields the protein MAAYFVVDIDVTDATGFDEYRRVVGPVLDKYGGRFLARGGTPDVLEGQWKPKRLTLIEFPTVARAREFYTSPDYQKIIGLRTRAAKTNLVLVEGA